DNA from Methanomassiliicoccus luminyensis B10:
AAACAGATCTGAAGGTAAGGCGTATCCTCCGGAACGCTCGCGGTGCAGCAGCATGAGAGGCTGCAGTGCTGTCAACTTGCCGTCCTAAATGGCACACCGTATCCATGCCTCTGGTGGGCTCAGCCCATTCGACCGAAAAGAGGACCACGGACAACGTGGTGAGGTCAAGGATGCGGTGGGGCAAGGAGAACGAGGCGGCGCTCATGGACCTTGCGTACAACGCCAGGCGAGCGGCGACGCTCGCTGGGAGTAGATGATTTTCATATGGCACCGTGCGACATCCTTATATTTGCTGCCGATGTTCCTCACCGGGACAGGATTTGCCTAAATGACGGGGATAATGCCGTTAAGCAGATTGCCTGTCGGTTTCCTGCCTGGAAGCAAGGTGTTGATCTTGCCGTGAATGAAAAATCGAAGGTCGCCGCGATTCTTGTATATACACTCCTTACCGCCTTGATTCTGCATACAAAGTTCCCTGGCGCAGTGGACAATGCGCTTGTTAGTGATTTGGTCACGGTGTTCCTGTTTTCGGCAGTAATAGCCCTAATCGTTCATCGCTCGCTCAAGATCAACAAGCTCTCCGAGCTGGCAATATTCCTACCAGCTGCATTGGTCATGGTCTTTCTGATAAGAGCTATCCCGAACATCATCCTGGGCTACCCCCCGCTCGAAGACCCCTACTACCATTATGTCTGCGCGACCAATGTCCTGCAATACGGCACAATCCAGCCTCACATGTCCTGGTGGTACTATCAGGCGGACATGCAGCTCACTTGGCCGATGATGCACATCCTGACCGCTCAGCTTGTGGAGATGACAGGATTGGACGCCATGTTCTTCTTCCGCTTTTTCTCTCCTATAGTGGGGACGGCGTTCTTCCTTGGGTTATTTACATTGGCATATATGTTCACAAGGCACTTTGGGATGGCACTCCTGGCCGGCCTGATTGGTTCGATGGGTTCGACGGTGATATTCTATCAATCCGAATATCATCCCCAAGGCCTTGCCTTGGTATTCTTTGTATTTATCCTCTACGGTTTTCTCAAGACCCGAGAAAGGTACGATGTTCCGTTCATCATCATGTCCTCGCTCTTCATCCTCTCGTTCATACTCACCCATCATTTTTCAACCCTCTTCCTTGCCCTGGTATTCTTGGTATTCATAGCGCTCGGGCTGGTAGCCAACAAGATCCCATTGCTGAAGGACATGTTCGGGTTCCTGTCGAAAGACGTCCGGTTCCTGCTCCCGATATCGATTATCGTGCTGATCTTTTCGATTTACACGAATCCTGACATGGTGGAACTGCTGCTCAACTGGACGATTAACCTTAAACCCGTCTCTGGTCTCAGCACCGCGCCGCAGGTGACCACTCCGCTCCTAACAGTCATACTGAACTTTTCTAAATGGATTCCCATTCTGATAGTCCTACTTACCGTGCCGTTCATCCTCAACGGCAAAGACAAGAACCTCAAGCGGCTGCTGGTCATAGTGACGCTGATCTTCGTCATTGGCGCTCTGGGGCTGTTCCTCATATTCCTGCCCCTGGATCGTTTGTTGGCCTTTTCCATGCCCATCGTCGCAGTGATATGCTCGATCACCGTGCTCAGGCTGGTCCGCCCGAAGATATATCCGAGGAAAGTGGCGCTTACGCTCTGCACCATCGCCATCATCTTCGCGATAGTGGCAGGGATGCTCGCGTCTCAGATGCCAGCTTATTTCTTCAAATCATCAGGGACCGACCCCTACTATTGGTATGGGAACGACCTCCCCGACGCCGTGGACACTGGGATGGCTGGCCAATGGTCGATTGAGAATATAGAACGAAATAGGACCTACGGTGTTTCTTTCTCAACCTGGTCTATCCCGTTCTACTATGGCAAGAACCCCAATATGAACATCGGAGGGATCGATGATAGGGACCATTATGACTATGTGGTGGTGAACAAGAACAATTATTATGACGCCAAGAAATCTCTGAACTCGATTGAGGCTGAGGCGAACAAAATCTATTCGGGCCCCAATATAGTCTACTACTCATATCCTTCTGCGAGCAGCCAGATATTATAAGGTTCCTTCACGGAGCCTCCTTTGATTGTGGTGTCTTACCTATAGGCCACCCAATACAGGCTGACCGGCGTTTCGGACGGTTTCGGCAGGCAGACGGCTATCCTGCCCCTGTCCGTCTCTGTCTCATCGACCCAGGCATTGACCGCCCCGCCTCCGGTTCCGCTGGTCAATATAACCGCGGACGGCTTGGAGCCCAGGGAATGATTGATGTAGGCAATGGTCTGGTTGGCCGGAATGATGAGATGGCCGTGGTCCTCATTGCCGAACAGCTCCGAAGATAGGCCGGTGACGCCGGGCCTGAGGGGCAGGCACGACGGGTCGAGGTCACGGGCTTCGACCCCCAGCAGATAGCCCGATTCGGCAATGTAGTAAATCGGCGACCCATATATCCGAGGGTTCTCGATGTTTATCGGACCGGTCATCCAATCTGCGGCTATGGAATGGTTGACCTTGAATCCTATGAATATGCAGTTCGAGATGGTCCAATATCCGCAGTGCGGCCCCTCTATGGAGATGTCCCTCCGGTGGGAGCTGCCTATGACATTGTTCTCTTCAAAATACGACTCCAGGAAGTAGACCTGCTGGGCCCACCATCCCTCAGAGGCATCAGACTGGCCCCTGATGCCAGAGTAAAGACAATTCTCGATTATGCAGCTCCGGAAGGTGACCGTGGTGACCATCCTTAAGATTGCGCCAACTCCGCACCAATCGAACTGGCACGAATCGAAGGTGATGGCAAAGGCATATCCAGGGTCTCCCAGGAGCACGCCGCCGGTGGCAGCGCTGATTGCCCCGTTCTTCATGAACTTGCACCCATTGAAGTTCAGGGCGGTAGCGTTGCTGAGAACGACCCCCCATTCCTTCCAGTCGTAGACCATCACATCGTAGAAGTTCGCGCGGTTCAGGAAATCGACCTTGATGCCAATGTTGCCCTTGTTGTCACCGTCCAGCATGATGGACCGCATTCCGAAGCCCCACTCTCCCATTGAATAGACATTGAACATGGTAATGTTATTCACCGCGCGAAGGATGGTACCAGTATCTATGTTGGAGTAGCCTTCTCCTTGAATGACACAGCGGCTCGTTATATTGACCTGCGCGGTCATGAGGTATATCCCTGGCTTGACGTGGATCAGTCCTCCGGTGCTTTTTACCTGGTCCACCACTCTCTGGAATACAAAGGATGAATTGTCGCTCCTGAAATCTATCGCTCCGCTGGTCCCGTTCCTGGCCACCGTGGAGCTGCCTTCCTTGAATATGATGTACGATGAGGACAGTTCGGAGGGATCTGCACCACTGTCCTGTGAAGCCCCGTATACTACGGATATTAACGCAGATGCTATTATGATCGCGCTGAGCGCCACGCTCAGGACGATAGTGGTTCTGGAAACCCCTTTAATCCCCATCTCCCCCACCCAAGCAAAGAACTCAAATGAGTTTCTAGGAGGTAGTACATGAAGGTTGGCAAGATGACAGCGGGCTTACAGCCCATGTAGCTCAGAGGCAGTTGATTATCGAGAATGCATGAACTGCCCGCAGAGGGTCATCAATCGGAGATTATACTTCGAATACAGAACTGAAATCAAGAATTGCACCAGCGGCGAATGATGACACTCGACATTACTGTATAAATATATTATCCGATGATATGTCGCCTCTCCACTGCAGATGGAGTATAAAAAGGCTCAGATGGAATTGATACATACCGTAAAATATCGGAATGACATCCATAGGGCCAAACCAACCGGACCGACGAAGGTGTCGTGAGTTGACATCATACTCTCGGCCGCCCAAGGCTTTGGAGGGAAAGCGTACGCCCGACCATAAAAACTTAAGCCGTTTTAAGGTCAACGCCAAACTCCTGTTAATGGTGGCTGTGGCCATACTTGCCCTCATCGGTTCGATGTTTCTATCGAGCCTAATCCCTGGGCTATTTTGGGTTCGTACGGTGACAGCTACACTATTTATCCTATTTGTGCCAGGCTTCCTGGCCTTGAAGGTACTGGGCATCCGATTGAAGAGCTTCGCTGAATCGACCCTAATGGCGCTTGGGCTTAGCATATCCATAGTGATGCTTCTTGGTGTAGGCGCCAACATCCTCCTCCCCTATGTGGGCATACGCGACCCATTGAGCCTAGTCCCAATGACGACCATTTTCGTCGTCATGACCACTTTCTTGGCAGTGGCCGCCTCGCTCAAGAACGGTGACGTGTCATTCCGTCTTCCCCTGTCCCTCCTCCGCTTCCGTCCCTATCATCTTTTCCTTGCGTTGATCCCCCTCGTAACGCTCTTGGGAGTGGTGGTCCAGAACTCCTTCTCTTCAAACATCGTCCTGGCGGTCTCGATACTGATGATATGCTCTATCGTAGTGCTTGTTGCCATGGGCAAGGTACCGAGGGAAGCGTATCCGATGACCATTTTTCTTATGGGCATATCCCTGCTCCTCCATACCTCCCTCATTTCTGATTTCCTGTGGGGGTGGGATATACATCTGGAGTATTACGCCGCCACATCCGTCATCGACGCCTCGTACTGGAACCCCGTTCCGACGGACGAGATGCCCCAGGGGCTCCGAAACATATTCTCTATGCTCAGCATCGTGATCCTGGGACCGGTCGTCTCCATACTGGGCGGTGCGGGCATGGACGTGGTGCTCCGAGTCGTCTATCCATTCATCTTTTCCTTCGTGCCGGTGGGCCTGTACATCCTGTTCAAGAAGCAAACTAATGAGGAGATGGCCCTCCTTTCATCGTTCTTCGTGATATCAATGTTCACGTTCTTCACCGAGCTGCCGCAGATCGCTCGCCAGGAGATCGCTGAACTCTTTGTCGTCCTGCTGCTGTTGCTGCTCGTTGATAACGAGATAGCAATATCTCAGAAGAAAGCGCTGTTCGTCATCTTTGCGTTCTCCCTTGTCGTTTCCCACTACGGCACCTACTACTTCATCATCACGATTCTGCTGATCGGATATGTGCTGGGGAAATTGTTCGATTGGTGGAGAGCTGTCAGAAAGCACGAAGCGGCCCCCGTTCCCCGGCTGGATGAAGGATCCACCAGTAATGCCTTCAACCTGACCTTGGTGCCCCTCCTGCTGATTATCTCCTTGTCGGTATTGTGGTATGCTCTTGCATCTGGTTCATCCCCGCTCCTTACGATCATTGATGTCCTTGACAGAATGGGGGATTATATCCTGGGCGGCATCTTCGCAGGGAGCATCATCGAGACCATCGGCATGATCAGTGCAGGCTCCGGTACTCTGTTGGATATGATATGGAATGTGGTGCAGGTTGCACTCATAGTCGCTATCATCGTAGGGATTTACCTCCTCCTGAAGAAAAGAAATGCGGCCAGCCATGCCATCGCCTCGATCAACTTGGCTGCTCTAGGGGTCCTTGCGGTGTGCCTGGCCGTGCCACCTCTCGCCGCCGCTCTCAACGTTTCTCGAATATTCCACCTGGCGCTGCTGTTCCTGGCGCCGTCCCTGGTCCTTGGAGTGGTAGCTGCTCTGGGGATGCTGTCCCGAATCTCCAGGTCCATGGGCTCTTTGAGCCGCCATTCGTTGAAGATAGTCTCCGCGATAGTAATATTGTCTCTGGCATACAACAGTGGTCTGATGCATGTGGCCATCGGTGCGGAGTCCACCTCCTTTGCCCTCGATGAGGACCACGACTTTCCGCGTTTCACCACCGCTGAGGTGATGGGGGTAAAATGGACCGTATCGAATGGACCCCAATGGGTCATGGCCGACGAGTATAGGAGATTGCTGTTCTTTAGCTTCGAGACCACCGCTCCGATGATTCCCCCGCCCTCCAGGGATCTCACATATGTCAATTCATTGTTCTATTTCGGAAAATATAATCTGGACAACCGTGAGATTCTCATCAAGTACGACCATGTCTCTTGGGAAGATAGCGGAATGCTCGCGATGGAACATGAATCGTCCAAGATATATTCCAACCCCTTCTCTGAAGCATGGTACTTCAAGGGATGACCCGGGATGGGGGAACGATTGTTCATGCGTCCGGCGATCGGGTACATGTGCCGCATTAGATGATGATCGGTCCTCTTCATCGTGAATGATCGTCAGGAGGTCCGACGTCCGAGGCAAAGTTATCTGTTCTAGTAGCACGTGCCCCAATCCGGCTAAACGATGGTCGAGGAAGGAATGAACGGTCAGGGCGCGATGTCGAGCGTGCCGGGCGTCCCGGGGCTGGAGCCCGGGCCGATATGGACCCTCGTAGATGAGGGGCTGCGGCGCACCAATCTGTACGTGTTCATCTTCGACCGAAGCAAGCGCTTCCTGTACGTGAGCCCGTCCGCGGCCAGGGAGCTGGGCCGGCCCCCCGGGTCCTTTCAGGGGAGGACCGGGCGCGAGATCAACTTGGAAGGGGACGTCGCCGCGGCCTTCGAGGCCCTGGTCGATCTCGTTATCGCATCAGAGGCCACTCTCCACGGCGAGAGGACGGTCCAGCGCAACGGGTCCCCCCGCATCTACGAGTACGACGCCTTCCGGCTGTTCGGGGGCGGCGAGGACGCCTCCGCCATCATGGTGTTCCTTACCGACCGCACCAGGGAGAAGCGCCAGCAGGCCTTCATCGAGGGACTCAACCGCATCAACCAGGAGATAAGCAGGCTCCAGGACCCCGAATCCATAATGTCCAGGGTGGCGGACATCGCCGGGGACAGCATGGGCGGCGATCCCATGGGCATTGTCCTGCGCGAGGGGGGAGCATGGACGGTCCGGTACATTTACGCCCTCCCGGCAGAGGACGTAGGCTACCGCTTTCGATGGATCGGCGGCCTCCTGGACCGCTCCCTGCACACCGGCGAGCCGCTGGTGATGGACGATGTGAGGGATTTCCCCGAAATGAACAACGAGGACGTGGAACGCCGGGAGATCCGCTCCCTGGTCTCCTTCCCCTTCAGGGTATTCGGCAAGCTGGAAGGCGCCCTCTTGTTCTTCCGCCCCAAGGCGGTCCGTCCGTACGAGGCCCTGGAGATCGATTTCGGCCGCAGGCTCGCCGCGTCCGTGGCAGTGGCCCTCGGCAACTCCATGATGTACCTCGAGGTCAAGAGGTCGGAGGAGGAGAAAGCCGTCCTCCTGGAGCAGATCGGCAGCGAGAAGGAGCTGCTGCATGCGATGATGGAAGGCGCCGGGACCCCCATGGCCCTCATCGACGCCGCGAGCGACCCCCGATTGGTGGCATGCAACGCCGCCTACCGCGCCGCTGTCTCGACCCCTGCCGGCGTCGCCTCCCCAGAAGGACGGCTCATGCGCGACCTGCTGCCCGCCGATGAGTTCGAGGCCGGCCTCAAGATGCACCAGGAGGTCATGCGCGCCCGCCGGCCATGTACCGTGGAGCACCAGCGGACGGGACCCCAGGGCGCCAAAGAACATTTCCTGGTGTCCATGGTGCCGCTCTGCGGCAAGATGGGCCCGCGAGCATTGCTGACGGCCACCAACATCACCCAGACCGTAAAGGACAAGGTCCGAATAGAAGATCTGGCCATAAAGGCGGACGAGGAGCGAAAGCGCCTCCGGGCCATCATCAACAACCTGCCGGTGGGGGTCATCATCGTCGACGCCGACGGGAAAGTGATCGAATCGAACGAGGTCCGCGACCGCATCTGGGGCGGGCCGACCAACATCAGGAGGATACCGAACGACCTAAAGAACCTCCGGGGGCGGTGGGCGGACACCGGCATCAAGCTCGCCGAGGAGGATTGGCCCCTCTATCGCTCTTTCAAGTACAACGAGAAGGTGCTCGGCGCCGCGGTGGACGTCCTTCGACAGGACGGTTCCCGGGGGACGGTGCTGAACTCATCGTCCCCCATACGCAACGAGGCAGGCCAGCGCATAGGGGCGATGGGGGTCTCCCTGGACATCACCGCGCAGAGGCGGATGGAGCACGAGGCGGTCGAGGCCAAGGAGAGGGCCGAACTGTACCTCGACCTGCTGACGCACGATATCAGCAACCTCAATATCGTCACGTCGAGCACCATCCAGCTGGCCATGGCCAAGGAGGATGCCCAGAAACTCAGGGACGGCCTCGAACGGGCGCTCGAGTCCCTCGGCGAGAGCAATATGCTCATCGACAACGTGAGAAAGCTGCAGATGATCGAGTCAAGAGAACTTTCCAGGACCCTGGTCGACCTCGGCTGGGTGCTGGAGGACATCGTGGAGGACCAGAAGGGGCCGGCCGGCAGCGTGCGCATCAACTACCGGCCGCAGCTTCGCCGGTTCGTGCTGGCCACCGATCTCATCAAGGACGTGTTCACGAACATCATCGGCAATGCCGTCAGGCACTCCGGCGGCTCCGTCACCATAGACATCGCTTTGAGCAAAGCGTTCGAGGGCGGGCAGGAGATGTACAAGGTCGTGGTGGAGGACGACGGTCCCGGCATACCCGACGCCGACAAGAGCAAGGTGTTCCTGCGCAAGTTCCGCGGCTCCAGGACCGGAGGCACCGGCCTCGGGCTCTACCTGGTCAAGCGGCTGGTGGAGGACTGCGGCGGCAGAGTATGGGTGGAGGACCGTGTGTCCGGCGACCACGCCAAGGGATCGAGGTTCGTGGTCATGCTGCCGGCGGTGAGCGGCCCGTGCCTCAGCGGTCCGCAAGTGTGAAGCTCACTCGCGGCGAAAGAGGCCTGACAGCATCCCCCTGACCCCGGCCCAGTTCTCCTTCTTCATCTTGAACGCGAAGTGGTGAACGTACCCCTTGTCGAACCAAAGGCTGTAGCGGCGCTCCAGCAGCGCCTGGTAGTCCGGGACGTAGGTGGACACCGGTATCCACTCGGCGCCGTCCCTGATCTTGTAGAAGTCGTACTCCGACGCCTTCGCCAGGTAGTGGTACCACAGCTTGTCGTAGATGCCGTAGCGCATGCGGATGGC
Protein-coding regions in this window:
- a CDS encoding DUF2206 domain-containing protein codes for the protein MTSYSRPPKALEGKRTPDHKNLSRFKVNAKLLLMVAVAILALIGSMFLSSLIPGLFWVRTVTATLFILFVPGFLALKVLGIRLKSFAESTLMALGLSISIVMLLGVGANILLPYVGIRDPLSLVPMTTIFVVMTTFLAVAASLKNGDVSFRLPLSLLRFRPYHLFLALIPLVTLLGVVVQNSFSSNIVLAVSILMICSIVVLVAMGKVPREAYPMTIFLMGISLLLHTSLISDFLWGWDIHLEYYAATSVIDASYWNPVPTDEMPQGLRNIFSMLSIVILGPVVSILGGAGMDVVLRVVYPFIFSFVPVGLYILFKKQTNEEMALLSSFFVISMFTFFTELPQIARQEIAELFVVLLLLLLVDNEIAISQKKALFVIFAFSLVVSHYGTYYFIITILLIGYVLGKLFDWWRAVRKHEAAPVPRLDEGSTSNAFNLTLVPLLLIISLSVLWYALASGSSPLLTIIDVLDRMGDYILGGIFAGSIIETIGMISAGSGTLLDMIWNVVQVALIVAIIVGIYLLLKKRNAASHAIASINLAALGVLAVCLAVPPLAAALNVSRIFHLALLFLAPSLVLGVVAALGMLSRISRSMGSLSRHSLKIVSAIVILSLAYNSGLMHVAIGAESTSFALDEDHDFPRFTTAEVMGVKWTVSNGPQWVMADEYRRLLFFSFETTAPMIPPPSRDLTYVNSLFYFGKYNLDNREILIKYDHVSWEDSGMLAMEHESSKIYSNPFSEAWYFKG
- a CDS encoding right-handed parallel beta-helix repeat-containing protein, which codes for MGIKGVSRTTIVLSVALSAIIIASALISVVYGASQDSGADPSELSSSYIIFKEGSSTVARNGTSGAIDFRSDNSSFVFQRVVDQVKSTGGLIHVKPGIYLMTAQVNITSRCVIQGEGYSNIDTGTILRAVNNITMFNVYSMGEWGFGMRSIMLDGDNKGNIGIKVDFLNRANFYDVMVYDWKEWGVVLSNATALNFNGCKFMKNGAISAATGGVLLGDPGYAFAITFDSCQFDWCGVGAILRMVTTVTFRSCIIENCLYSGIRGQSDASEGWWAQQVYFLESYFEENNVIGSSHRRDISIEGPHCGYWTISNCIFIGFKVNHSIAADWMTGPINIENPRIYGSPIYYIAESGYLLGVEARDLDPSCLPLRPGVTGLSSELFGNEDHGHLIIPANQTIAYINHSLGSKPSAVILTSGTGGGAVNAWVDETETDRGRIAVCLPKPSETPVSLYWVAYR
- a CDS encoding sensor histidine kinase; this encodes MVEEGMNGQGAMSSVPGVPGLEPGPIWTLVDEGLRRTNLYVFIFDRSKRFLYVSPSAARELGRPPGSFQGRTGREINLEGDVAAAFEALVDLVIASEATLHGERTVQRNGSPRIYEYDAFRLFGGGEDASAIMVFLTDRTREKRQQAFIEGLNRINQEISRLQDPESIMSRVADIAGDSMGGDPMGIVLREGGAWTVRYIYALPAEDVGYRFRWIGGLLDRSLHTGEPLVMDDVRDFPEMNNEDVERREIRSLVSFPFRVFGKLEGALLFFRPKAVRPYEALEIDFGRRLAASVAVALGNSMMYLEVKRSEEEKAVLLEQIGSEKELLHAMMEGAGTPMALIDAASDPRLVACNAAYRAAVSTPAGVASPEGRLMRDLLPADEFEAGLKMHQEVMRARRPCTVEHQRTGPQGAKEHFLVSMVPLCGKMGPRALLTATNITQTVKDKVRIEDLAIKADEERKRLRAIINNLPVGVIIVDADGKVIESNEVRDRIWGGPTNIRRIPNDLKNLRGRWADTGIKLAEEDWPLYRSFKYNEKVLGAAVDVLRQDGSRGTVLNSSSPIRNEAGQRIGAMGVSLDITAQRRMEHEAVEAKERAELYLDLLTHDISNLNIVTSSTIQLAMAKEDAQKLRDGLERALESLGESNMLIDNVRKLQMIESRELSRTLVDLGWVLEDIVEDQKGPAGSVRINYRPQLRRFVLATDLIKDVFTNIIGNAVRHSGGSVTIDIALSKAFEGGQEMYKVVVEDDGPGIPDADKSKVFLRKFRGSRTGGTGLGLYLVKRLVEDCGGRVWVEDRVSGDHAKGSRFVVMLPAVSGPCLSGPQV